From a region of the Leptospira kmetyi serovar Malaysia str. Bejo-Iso9 genome:
- a CDS encoding fatty acid desaturase family protein, whose amino-acid sequence MSQAPRRNLPEKTNRTIAFLLSVFFLCVYFCIPIADAIQVRSILFESFGLDVRAFENRDAFSWLWIFGILLLFSTIFSYTLWALIHECVHGNFSNSRNESHLSGRILCILFGTPYQVVKTAHLMHHKFNRAEGERIEYVEAGAGPILVQKFFYYVRLFLGTYFLEVAGGFFLSLPLSFTTRIADRSVSKFPVHKAFFKQIQKPEIVRELRIDSLWILLLFGTAFYLSGSSFPFLLSVLFLRGFIVSFLDHSYHYGKELDNVYSSFNLSLPKSFSFLFLHFNYHRVHHHFPGCPWNRLPIQFENSRDTMDLPLLKQAFLQLKGLLILPEKSRNS is encoded by the coding sequence ATGTCTCAGGCTCCTCGCAGAAATCTTCCCGAAAAAACGAACCGCACGATCGCGTTTTTGTTAAGCGTATTCTTTCTGTGTGTTTATTTTTGCATTCCGATTGCGGATGCGATCCAGGTTCGATCGATTCTTTTCGAAAGTTTCGGTTTGGATGTTCGCGCCTTCGAAAACAGAGACGCGTTTAGTTGGCTTTGGATTTTTGGGATTCTCCTTTTGTTTTCCACGATCTTTTCTTATACGCTTTGGGCTTTGATCCACGAATGTGTGCACGGAAATTTTTCGAACTCCCGAAATGAAAGTCATCTTTCGGGAAGAATTCTTTGTATTCTTTTCGGAACTCCGTATCAGGTCGTAAAAACGGCGCACCTCATGCATCATAAATTCAATCGCGCCGAAGGAGAACGGATCGAATACGTCGAAGCGGGCGCGGGTCCGATTCTTGTTCAGAAATTTTTTTACTACGTTCGTCTGTTTTTAGGAACTTACTTTTTGGAAGTCGCGGGCGGATTTTTTTTGAGTCTTCCTCTTTCGTTTACGACTCGGATCGCGGATCGATCCGTCTCCAAGTTTCCGGTTCATAAGGCTTTCTTTAAGCAGATTCAAAAACCGGAGATCGTTCGGGAACTTCGAATCGATTCTTTGTGGATTCTTCTTTTGTTCGGAACCGCGTTTTATCTTTCGGGTTCTTCGTTTCCGTTTTTGTTAAGCGTATTGTTTCTAAGAGGTTTTATCGTTTCTTTCTTGGATCATTCGTATCACTACGGGAAGGAATTGGATAACGTTTATTCTTCCTTTAACTTATCTCTTCCGAAATCCTTTTCCTTTCTGTTTCTCCATTTCAATTATCATCGTGTGCATCATCATTTTCCGGGTTGTCCTTGGAACCGTCTTCCGATTCAATTCGAGAATTCCCGGGATACGATGGATCTTCCTCTTTTGAAACAAGCGTTTCTACAACTGAAAGGCCTTTTGATTCTTCCCGAAAAATCTCGAAACTCCTAA
- a CDS encoding MBL fold metallo-hydrolase: MKRIFLLIAILLFLQTCFPVDPERVRSSHFQDGKYHNIEDDEKLNKGFLAVIRWKLFGPNDPPVVEGNLEKIPDVIPRKKEDFLAPEGKVRIIWLGHATVWIAANFHGKRMHILTDPIFTGVPPFVKRLTPLPIQPEDLPGVDVVVISHAHRDHLDIDSIKKIQKLFPEVTVHLPSGMGEFAKDEGFENSVIQEWWNVTEYAGTKIHFLPAKHWSRMGLTDTNQYHWGSYAFEFENIRIYFGGDTGFSKHFSEIGKRFPQGFSATLLPIGAFKPRWFMEAAHIGPKEALEASGILRSSLLLPVHWGTFALGDDLPSEAPLYLKKLHSEKNGAAPPLKVWTMGEIIDL; the protein is encoded by the coding sequence ATGAAAAGAATCTTTCTTCTAATCGCCATTCTCCTCTTTCTTCAAACCTGTTTTCCCGTGGACCCAGAACGGGTTCGGTCCTCTCACTTTCAGGACGGCAAATATCATAATATCGAAGACGACGAAAAACTGAATAAGGGTTTCCTCGCGGTGATTCGCTGGAAACTTTTCGGTCCGAACGATCCTCCGGTTGTGGAAGGAAATTTGGAAAAAATTCCCGATGTGATTCCGAGAAAGAAAGAGGATTTTCTCGCACCCGAAGGTAAGGTGAGAATCATCTGGCTCGGACATGCCACCGTTTGGATCGCTGCGAACTTTCACGGCAAAAGAATGCATATTCTCACCGATCCGATCTTTACCGGAGTTCCTCCTTTTGTTAAGCGACTTACTCCTCTTCCGATTCAACCCGAAGATCTTCCCGGCGTGGATGTCGTCGTTATCAGCCATGCGCACAGGGATCATCTCGATATAGATTCCATCAAAAAGATTCAGAAATTATTTCCAGAAGTTACGGTTCATCTTCCGTCTGGCATGGGAGAATTCGCGAAAGACGAGGGTTTTGAAAATTCCGTGATTCAAGAATGGTGGAACGTAACCGAATATGCGGGCACAAAGATTCATTTTCTTCCGGCGAAACATTGGAGCAGAATGGGACTCACCGATACGAATCAGTATCACTGGGGAAGTTACGCATTCGAATTTGAGAATATTAGAATATACTTCGGCGGCGACACGGGCTTTTCCAAACATTTCTCCGAAATCGGGAAACGTTTCCCTCAAGGATTTTCGGCGACTCTTCTTCCGATCGGAGCGTTCAAGCCGAGATGGTTTATGGAAGCCGCTCATATAGGACCGAAAGAAGCTCTGGAAGCGAGTGGAATTCTCCGTTCTTCTCTTCTTTTGCCGGTCCACTGGGGAACGTTCGCATTGGGAGACGATCTTCCCTCGGAAGCGCCTCTTTATCTGAAGAAACTTCATTCCGAAAAAAACGGAGCCGCTCCTCCGCTTAAGGTTTGGACGATGGGCGAGATCATCGATCTTTGA
- the ruvA gene encoding Holliday junction branch migration protein RuvA has product MISGLKGILKKLEVGFAHIETGGVTYEVTISFKTYLELKSLPSAKDVQLHIFHAMNERGQRLFGFLTEQDKEFFKVIKGLQGIGELTALKILSFFSAEDLYRIAQTGEAKELEKIPKVKGKTSEKIFFEVKQNLKKLEIFLSGSSKELSVVLPTSSQTPEEAAFSRKREIAILGLVQLGFEEKTASKEVDKILKNSPETDPGEIIREILKSL; this is encoded by the coding sequence ATGATCTCAGGGCTAAAAGGAATTCTCAAAAAACTGGAAGTCGGTTTTGCGCATATCGAAACCGGCGGCGTAACCTACGAAGTTACGATTTCCTTTAAAACCTATCTCGAACTCAAAAGCCTTCCTTCCGCAAAAGACGTTCAACTTCATATCTTCCACGCGATGAACGAAAGAGGTCAGAGACTTTTCGGATTCTTAACCGAACAAGACAAAGAATTCTTCAAAGTAATCAAAGGCCTTCAAGGAATCGGAGAATTGACGGCGCTCAAAATTCTCTCCTTTTTTTCGGCTGAAGATTTATATAGAATCGCTCAAACCGGAGAAGCCAAAGAGCTCGAAAAAATTCCCAAAGTAAAAGGCAAAACGTCGGAAAAGATTTTCTTCGAGGTAAAACAGAATCTAAAAAAGTTGGAAATCTTTTTGTCGGGTTCCTCAAAAGAACTTTCGGTCGTTCTACCGACCTCTTCCCAAACTCCGGAAGAAGCGGCCTTTTCCAGAAAACGAGAAATCGCGATTCTCGGATTGGTTCAATTGGGTTTCGAGGAAAAAACGGCGAGCAAGGAAGTGGATAAGATTTTAAAAAATTCTCCCGAAACTGATCCGGGCGAGATCATTCGGGAAATTCTGAAAAGTTTGTAA
- a CDS encoding DUF2203 domain-containing protein, translating into MERKLWTYEEARKILPVFREITEEYYSYVSELTVQLREKILPENEMESKEEEVRKSIFEWSSKIQEYGIEVKGLWLIDFDNGNGYYCWHLGEEDLLFEHGYEEGFAGRKLIDRENEDGEHQ; encoded by the coding sequence TTGGAACGGAAACTCTGGACATACGAAGAGGCTCGTAAAATTCTACCCGTATTCAGGGAGATTACGGAAGAATATTATTCCTACGTATCGGAGCTGACCGTTCAACTTCGGGAAAAAATTCTTCCCGAAAACGAAATGGAAAGCAAGGAGGAAGAGGTTCGAAAGTCGATCTTCGAATGGTCCTCCAAAATCCAGGAATACGGAATCGAAGTCAAAGGTCTTTGGCTCATCGATTTCGACAATGGTAACGGATATTATTGCTGGCACCTCGGCGAAGAGGATCTTCTTTTCGAACACGGTTACGAAGAAGGTTTTGCCGGAAGAAAATTAATCGATAGGGAAAACGAAGATGGCGAACATCAATGA
- a CDS encoding LL-diaminopimelate aminotransferase produces MANINENYLKLKAGYLFPEISKRVKAYSEKNPSAKIIRLGIGDVTLPIVPSVVNAMVEASKEMGTAGGFHGYGPEQGYSFLLKSIADNDYGSLGIKIDESEIFVSDGSKCDCGNIQEIFSTDAKIAVADPVYPVYVDTNVMAGRTGEIGPDGRYSNLIYMPATKENGFQPEIPKEKADIVYLCYPNNPTGTVTTKESLKAWVEYAKKNNSIILYDSAYEAFISEPGVPRSIYEVDGAKEVAIEFRSFSKTAGFTGLRCAYIVIPKELKGRTRGGEEVSINSLWSRRHTTKFNGVSYVTQKGAEACYSPQGKKEIQESISYYMANAAKIREGLKKAGYEVFGGVNAPYIWLKTSDNLSSWDFFDRLLDKAQVVGTPGSGFGPAGEGYFRLSAFGKKEDVEEAIARISAL; encoded by the coding sequence ATGGCGAACATCAATGAGAATTATTTAAAATTAAAAGCGGGATATTTATTTCCCGAAATTTCGAAACGAGTCAAGGCTTACTCCGAAAAAAATCCTTCCGCAAAAATCATTCGTTTGGGAATCGGCGACGTGACTCTTCCGATCGTTCCTTCGGTCGTAAACGCTATGGTCGAAGCTTCCAAAGAGATGGGAACCGCGGGCGGTTTTCACGGTTACGGACCCGAACAAGGATATTCATTTTTGCTAAAGTCGATCGCGGACAACGACTACGGTTCTCTCGGAATTAAAATCGACGAAAGCGAAATTTTCGTTTCCGATGGATCTAAATGCGATTGTGGTAATATTCAAGAAATCTTTTCCACCGATGCGAAGATCGCGGTCGCCGATCCCGTGTATCCCGTTTACGTCGACACGAACGTGATGGCCGGAAGAACCGGCGAGATCGGACCGGACGGAAGATATTCCAATCTGATTTATATGCCCGCGACAAAAGAGAACGGTTTTCAACCGGAGATTCCGAAAGAAAAAGCGGACATCGTTTATCTTTGTTATCCGAACAACCCAACCGGAACCGTGACCACGAAAGAATCCTTAAAGGCTTGGGTGGAATACGCGAAGAAAAACAATTCCATCATTCTTTATGATTCCGCGTATGAAGCGTTTATCAGCGAACCCGGAGTTCCGCGTTCGATCTACGAAGTGGATGGCGCAAAAGAAGTCGCGATCGAGTTTCGTTCTTTCTCGAAGACCGCGGGTTTTACGGGATTACGTTGTGCTTATATAGTAATTCCGAAAGAACTCAAAGGTCGCACCCGTGGCGGAGAAGAGGTCAGCATCAATTCTCTTTGGAGCAGAAGACATACGACCAAGTTCAACGGAGTTTCTTACGTAACTCAGAAAGGCGCGGAAGCTTGTTATTCTCCTCAAGGAAAAAAAGAAATTCAAGAATCGATTTCGTACTATATGGCCAACGCCGCGAAGATCCGCGAGGGTTTGAAAAAAGCGGGTTACGAAGTTTTCGGCGGAGTCAACGCTCCTTATATCTGGTTGAAAACTTCCGACAATCTTTCTTCTTGGGATTTCTTCGACCGATTGTTGGACAAGGCTCAGGTGGTCGGAACTCCGGGCTCCGGATTCGGCCCCGCGGGAGAAGGTTATTTCCGTCTCAGCGCCTTCGGTAAAAAAGAAGACGTGGAAGAGGCGATCGCGAGAATTTCCGCGCTCTAA
- a CDS encoding AraC family transcriptional regulator, whose amino-acid sequence MQFKVGTLTLCSTRSHDFGPLTMNLQKFLPKNPFLRQFVESFIILETEEGMENRLMPGFSFILYFRYRGQIDRIDSTGKNPLPRVGITGLQNAHRLISYSEKTSNLLVTFKEAGAAAFLKESLHEFFGKTIALCDVLSPAKVAHIEEKLSESKNDEERIETIENFLIYELKQIDLDATILDSIRKIKATSGELKIRDLIAGLPMGTDLFEKKFRRIVGASPKRFSTIVRMKRFIQDYTPEKSFTDLAHSFGYFDQSHFTKDFKTFTGLSPKEYFKTPREW is encoded by the coding sequence TTGCAATTCAAAGTAGGAACTCTTACACTTTGTTCCACAAGATCACATGATTTCGGTCCGCTTACGATGAACCTTCAAAAGTTCCTTCCTAAAAATCCATTCTTACGACAATTCGTTGAGTCTTTTATAATATTGGAAACCGAAGAAGGAATGGAGAATCGGCTCATGCCCGGCTTTTCATTCATATTATATTTTCGTTATAGAGGACAAATTGACCGAATCGATTCGACCGGAAAAAATCCGTTACCGAGGGTCGGAATTACGGGCCTGCAAAACGCGCATCGATTGATTTCGTATTCCGAAAAAACTTCCAATCTTCTCGTAACGTTTAAGGAGGCCGGGGCCGCCGCTTTCTTAAAAGAATCTCTTCACGAATTTTTCGGAAAAACGATCGCCTTGTGCGACGTTCTTTCGCCCGCAAAGGTCGCGCATATCGAAGAAAAACTTTCCGAATCCAAAAACGACGAAGAGCGCATCGAGACGATCGAGAATTTTCTGATCTACGAATTGAAACAAATCGATTTGGACGCGACCATTCTCGATTCGATCCGAAAAATTAAAGCGACATCCGGAGAACTTAAAATCAGGGATTTGATCGCCGGACTTCCGATGGGCACGGATCTATTTGAGAAAAAATTTAGACGCATCGTCGGCGCGTCTCCGAAACGATTTTCGACCATAGTGAGAATGAAACGTTTCATCCAGGATTACACTCCCGAAAAAAGTTTCACGGATCTCGCGCATTCGTTCGGATATTTCGATCAATCTCATTTTACGAAAGACTTCAAAACTTTTACCGGGCTAAGTCCGAAGGAATATTTTAAAACTCCCCGAGAATGGTAA
- the pyrB gene encoding aspartate carbamoyltransferase — protein sequence MSYNHKNVLDTEQFSKADLDFLIGKTRDMERLVEQNKAFGILTGKLLASLFFEASTRTRLSFEAAMERLGGRVISTVGFQFSSISKGETLYDTMKMVEAYADIAVIRHPVEGSSRIAAGAVKIPVINAGDGAGQHPTQAILDLYTIISEKGTLDGLTVAFIGDLKYGRTIHSLINLLRHYKVRLYLISPPELALPDSYKKGLEGYPLSLEETTDIKAVWDCDVAYVTRIQEERFADHKEYERLKDLFKINKELILASKKETTILHPLPRVNELSTDVDDLPNAAYFRQARYGVVSRMALLCLSLGQDF from the coding sequence ATGTCCTATAATCATAAGAACGTCCTCGATACGGAACAATTCTCAAAGGCGGACCTCGATTTTCTCATCGGCAAAACGAGAGATATGGAACGTTTGGTCGAACAGAACAAGGCCTTCGGCATCTTAACCGGTAAACTTTTGGCTTCGTTGTTCTTCGAAGCCTCCACAAGAACGAGACTTTCCTTCGAGGCCGCGATGGAACGTCTCGGTGGAAGAGTGATCTCCACCGTGGGTTTTCAATTCTCATCCATCTCGAAAGGGGAAACGTTGTATGACACCATGAAGATGGTGGAAGCCTACGCGGACATTGCGGTGATCCGCCATCCCGTCGAAGGTTCTTCCCGAATCGCCGCGGGCGCGGTTAAGATTCCGGTGATCAACGCGGGAGACGGAGCGGGTCAACATCCGACTCAGGCGATTCTCGATCTTTATACGATCATCTCCGAAAAAGGAACGTTAGACGGCTTGACGGTCGCGTTTATCGGCGATCTCAAATACGGAAGAACGATTCATTCGCTGATCAATCTTCTCAGACATTATAAGGTTCGTCTTTATCTGATTTCTCCCCCGGAATTGGCTTTGCCCGATTCTTATAAAAAAGGTCTGGAAGGTTATCCTCTTTCTTTGGAGGAAACCACGGACATCAAAGCCGTTTGGGATTGCGACGTCGCGTATGTCACGAGAATTCAAGAGGAACGTTTCGCCGATCACAAGGAATACGAACGACTCAAGGATCTTTTTAAGATCAACAAGGAGTTGATTCTCGCTTCCAAAAAGGAAACCACGATTCTTCATCCGCTTCCGAGAGTGAACGAACTCTCGACGGATGTGGACGATCTTCCGAACGCCGCCTACTTCAGACAGGCGCGTTACGGAGTCGTGAGTAGAATGGCTTTGCTCTGTCTTTCCTTGGGACAGGATTTCTAA
- a CDS encoding antibiotic biosynthesis monooxygenase, with the protein MHTILIDKFTVPNEAREEFLERLNINRNFIHTLSGFVKDSVYETSTEEGKFKVVTVAVWENEEKFQNAKAAVALEYKKQGFDINSMIQRLGMTIERGTYNEMQVS; encoded by the coding sequence ATGCATACAATTCTCATCGACAAATTTACCGTACCGAACGAAGCCCGGGAAGAATTCTTAGAAAGACTGAACATCAACCGAAACTTCATACATACTCTTTCCGGATTCGTAAAAGATTCCGTATACGAAACCTCGACCGAAGAGGGAAAATTCAAAGTAGTAACCGTCGCCGTCTGGGAAAACGAGGAGAAGTTTCAAAACGCGAAAGCCGCCGTCGCTCTCGAATATAAAAAACAGGGTTTCGATATCAACTCGATGATCCAACGTTTGGGAATGACGATCGAACGGGGAACTTACAACGAGATGCAAGTTTCGTAA
- a CDS encoding PIN domain-containing protein, giving the protein MIFVDTSVWIEFFRGNEPHFSELKDLLESSEVIVHEVVFGELLQGCKNKHEVSFILEYWENLNSLTSDGSFLSAGKLSFENKHTDKGIGLIDSVLINEAKSKKLRLWTLDKKILKVLDKKEIYSSRSKHVG; this is encoded by the coding sequence ATGATTTTTGTAGATACGTCCGTTTGGATTGAATTCTTCCGAGGCAATGAACCTCATTTTAGTGAACTCAAAGACTTACTCGAATCATCGGAAGTGATCGTTCATGAAGTCGTTTTTGGAGAGTTGCTTCAAGGATGTAAGAATAAACACGAAGTCTCTTTTATTTTAGAATATTGGGAAAACCTAAATTCTTTAACTTCGGACGGCAGCTTTTTGTCGGCGGGAAAACTTTCCTTTGAGAATAAACATACCGACAAAGGGATTGGATTGATTGACTCGGTCCTTATCAACGAAGCGAAGAGTAAGAAGCTACGACTTTGGACGTTGGATAAAAAGATCCTTAAGGTCTTAGATAAGAAAGAAATCTATTCGAGTCGAAGTAAACACGTCGGATAA